ATTGTTCCAAGGGCAATGCTTGATGATATTAGGAATATTAATCCTCACTATATTGCAGCAGTTCCTAGGCTTTGGATTGCAATAAAACAAAATATTTATAAGGAAGTTTCTAAAAAACCGTTTATTTCTAGAATAATTTTCCATTTTTTTATAAAATTGGCATTTCTTAGCGATATTTGTTATAGGGCAGTAATGGGACTTTATCCGGACAATGGATTTAGTTTATTTTTTCCTATAAAGAAAATTTTAGGAACATTTGGGTTAATCTGCTTATTTCCTTTTAAAGCTTTGGGAAATATTTTAATTTTTAATAAAATAAATAAGATTTTAGGTAATAATTTTGTTGTTGGAATTACTGGTGGTGGGAGTATGCCTGTGTCTGTTGTTAGATTTTTTAATTCAATTGGTATTGAACTTGCTAATGCTTATGGATTAACAGAAACTTCACCCGGAGTGGCTTCTAATAAGCACAAAAGAGTGATTATTGGGACTTGTGGCAAAATTTTACCTGGAACTGTTGCTGAGATTAGAGATGTTGATGGGAATAAACTTAAAAAGCCTGGAAAAGGAATTTTGTTTGTAAAAGGACCTCAAGTAATGCTTGGATATTACAAGGATAGAGAAGCAACTTGTAAAATTATTGGTTCTGACGGTTTTTTAAACACGGGTGATATTGCAAAATTATCTAAGGATAATGTTGTTCAAATTATTGGTCGAGAAAAAGATACCATTGTTTTAAATAATGGAGAGAATGTTGAGCCTGGTCCAATTGAGATTAAGCTTGAAGAATCAATATTAATAGAAAAAGCGGTTGTTGTAGGGCAAGATCAAAAATTTTTAGGCGCTCTTATTCTTCCAAATTTTGAAGAAATAAATAAATATCTAGAAAGTGTTGGTCAAAAAATTTTTGATGCTAATAATAGACGTCAAATTATTGCAAATAATATTGTTCTTAAGGCTATAAATGATGAAATAAAAAAATTAATCAATAGAACTAATGGATTTAAGCCTTTTGAGCAGATATTAAAGTTTGCTCTTTTGGAAAAACCATTTGAAGTTGGCAAAGAAATGTCAATTAAGATGGATATTAAGCGAAGCTATATTTTAAATTTTTATAAAAATGAAATTAAAAATTTATTTACCTGATTATTTTAAATACAGTTCAAGCTCTGCTATATCTTCTAATTTTGTATTGGGAGATATGTTTTGCTTGTAAACAAATCCGTCGCCATTTATTTTTATTTTTATTGTATTTTCATAGTATTTTAGTATGTCTATTGATTCTCTTTTGGAAAGATTGATAAAATTTGGCAAGTATTCTTTGTTTTTATAATTAGTGTCGGTTTTAGGAATTTTGATTTTTGATGGCATTTTAATTTTTTTATATGCGTTTGTATTTTGTTGGTATTCAATAAATTCTATTATTTCTTTTGCCATTGGAGCTGCTATTCTTGTTCCATATATTATTTTTTTTGGGTATCTGTATACAATATAAATAATATATTTTGGTTGTTCTGTGGGGTATATTGCCAAGATAGAGGCTGTATAGTCTTCTTCTGAGTATTTGCCGGTTTTTCTATCAATAGCCTGAGATGTTCCGCTTTTTGCAGAAATGTCGAGATTTTTAATTTTAAGATTTGGAATTCCACCTTTATTTACAACTTCTCTCATCATTTTTAAAACTTTTTGTGCTGAATTCTTAGATATTACCCTTTTTATTTCTTCTTTATCAAATTCTTGAATACTTTCTCCTTTGTCAGTGCTTATTTTTTTTATTATTCTAGGTTTTAACATTATTCCATTGTTGCCCAGTATGCTTGCAGCTTGTAATATTTGAACCGCTGATACCCCTATTTCTTGTCCAAATCCAATTGTAGCCTTACTTCGTCCTGACCATTTTGAATAATGATTTAACAGTCCTTTTGTTTCTCCGGGAAATGGAAATCCAACTTTTTCCCCAAATCCAAAATCTAAAAGTTTTTTGTAAAAGTATTCATTGCTAACTTTCTCAGTAATGTAAGCTATTCCTACATTTGATGAATAAATTAAAATTTCTGTAGAGTCAATGTATTTATAGGGAGGATTTAAGGTTTTGATTGTAATTTTCTCTCCTGATGGAAATTGTTTTTGATATATTCCATTGTCTAAAAATTTTTCTTTTAAATTTAATTTTCCACTTTCTAATAATATTGCAACTGTAAAAATTTTATTAATGCTTCCAGGCTCATAGGTTAACGATGAAGAAAGGTTTTTTCGGATTTCTTCAGGATATTCAGAATAAAAGTTTGCATCATATTGAGGAAATTGAACCATGGACAATATTTCTCCATTTTGGGAGTTCATTACTAAAGTAATTAAACTTTCAGGATTATTTTCTTTAAAGTATTTTTCAGCTATTTTGCTAACACCCTGTTGTATATTCATATCTATTGTTAAGTAAATATTATTTGTTTCTAATTCTTCATTTAAAAATTGTTGTCTAGTTTTATCTGTTCCTAATATACTATTTAGAGAAAATTCGATTCCCTCAAGTCCAAGATTATCTATTCCTACAAAGCCAGTAATATTGCTTGTGGTATAGCGAAAAGGATAAATTCTTGTATAATCAGGATATAAAGTAATGTTTGAGAGCCTGCCTTCAGCTTGAATTCTTTTGATTAAATCCGATTCTTCCCTTTTTATTTTTCTTTTTATGTATAAAAATCCTTTATTTGAAGAAAGCTTTTCTTTTAAAATTCTTGAATCAATTTGGAGTATTGCGCCAAGAGTTTCAGATGTGCTGACAATATTTTCTATTTTTTGAGGATTTGTTCCGATTGAGTAGGACCTTGAAGAGAATGCTATTGGTTTGCCATTTCTATCATAAATTGTTCCTCTTTTGA
This portion of the Borreliella afzelii genome encodes:
- a CDS encoding AMP-binding protein gives rise to the protein MSIAKAFFEVADQQKDKIAQIYKVCNGYTHVTYGDLKNNVLKLASFLKSINVKHQDKIFICSENRAEWTVIDLAILSLGAVDIPKGSDVTLFEAEIIFNSILPGVVILENLNLLDMFVRIQFTVKPIFIIIENLNKEDKLKYSDFEIYTYSDCILFGDNLRKDSEIINIASKVDSNDMATIIYTSGTTGHPKGVMLSHANLLYQVSSFSLMVDTKVGQIFMCILPIWHSFQRSFSYNIFLKGMVCLFSTIVPRAMLDDIRNINPHYIAAVPRLWIAIKQNIYKEVSKKPFISRIIFHFFIKLAFLSDICYRAVMGLYPDNGFSLFFPIKKILGTFGLICLFPFKALGNILIFNKINKILGNNFVVGITGGGSMPVSVVRFFNSIGIELANAYGLTETSPGVASNKHKRVIIGTCGKILPGTVAEIRDVDGNKLKKPGKGILFVKGPQVMLGYYKDREATCKIIGSDGFLNTGDIAKLSKDNVVQIIGREKDTIVLNNGENVEPGPIEIKLEESILIEKAVVVGQDQKFLGALILPNFEEINKYLESVGQKIFDANNRRQIIANNIVLKAINDEIKKLINRTNGFKPFEQILKFALLEKPFEVGKEMSIKMDIKRSYILNFYKNEIKNLFT
- a CDS encoding penicillin-binding protein, with the protein product MTKRLNNKYRTKTILTIFLGITLLTVYKYFTLMVFNNSPDNIISLKSNDIVKRGTIYDRNGKPIAFSSRSYSIGTNPQKIENIVSTSETLGAILQIDSRILKEKLSSNKGFLYIKRKIKREESDLIKRIQAEGRLSNITLYPDYTRIYPFRYTTSNITGFVGIDNLGLEGIEFSLNSILGTDKTRQQFLNEELETNNIYLTIDMNIQQGVSKIAEKYFKENNPESLITLVMNSQNGEILSMVQFPQYDANFYSEYPEEIRKNLSSSLTYEPGSINKIFTVAILLESGKLNLKEKFLDNGIYQKQFPSGEKITIKTLNPPYKYIDSTEILIYSSNVGIAYITEKVSNEYFYKKLLDFGFGEKVGFPFPGETKGLLNHYSKWSGRSKATIGFGQEIGVSAVQILQAASILGNNGIMLKPRIIKKISTDKGESIQEFDKEEIKRVISKNSAQKVLKMMREVVNKGGIPNLKIKNLDISAKSGTSQAIDRKTGKYSEEDYTASILAIYPTEQPKYIIYIVYRYPKKIIYGTRIAAPMAKEIIEFIEYQQNTNAYKKIKMPSKIKIPKTDTNYKNKEYLPNFINLSKRESIDILKYYENTIKIKINGDGFVYKQNISPNTKLEDIAELELYLK